One genomic window of Streptomonospora nanhaiensis includes the following:
- the hemG gene encoding protoporphyrinogen oxidase — protein MQRQPHVVVVGAGVSGLTAAHRLTRSGARVTVLEAAPRIGGKLHATPFAGVPVDAGAESVLARRPEALDLIAELGLSDRLVHPAPVPASLYSRGRLRPFPATQVMGVPGDLADLARSGVLSPLGTLRAGLDLVLPPTPLRGDVSVAGHIGARMGREVVDRLVEPMLGGVYAGRAERLSLEATLPQIAQAARRERSLLRAVGRTARRRRREREGVPGGPVFAGLRGGISVLVGELARQCGADVQTSATVRALAQTARGWRLTVGAAAPDAPRQAPREIAADGVVLACPAPAAARLLGEAAPEAARDLAGVEYASMAIVTLAYPAAAFARPPRRSGFLVSSREGLAIKAATFSSVKWPWLDEELRAAHPGEDTVVVRCSIGRAGETALLQRGDDELAALAAADLARVCGVAGAPVQSRVTRWGGGLPQYDVGHTARVARVRAEAARHPGLALCGAAYDGVGIPACIAGATGAAAGLAAALPGIGERGAAAPAPTTHDHTDQTRSHP, from the coding sequence ATGCAGCGCCAACCCCACGTCGTCGTGGTGGGGGCCGGGGTGTCCGGCCTGACCGCCGCCCACCGGCTCACCCGCTCGGGAGCCCGGGTCACCGTGCTGGAGGCGGCGCCGCGGATCGGCGGCAAACTGCACGCCACGCCGTTCGCCGGGGTGCCGGTCGACGCCGGCGCGGAGTCGGTGCTCGCGCGCCGGCCCGAGGCGCTCGACCTCATCGCCGAACTCGGACTCTCCGACCGCCTGGTGCACCCCGCCCCGGTCCCGGCGAGCCTCTACAGCCGCGGCCGGCTGCGGCCCTTCCCCGCCACCCAGGTCATGGGCGTGCCCGGCGACCTCGCCGACCTCGCCCGCAGCGGCGTGCTCTCGCCGCTGGGCACCCTGCGCGCCGGACTGGACCTCGTGCTGCCGCCCACGCCCCTGCGCGGCGACGTGTCGGTGGCCGGCCACATCGGCGCCCGCATGGGCCGCGAGGTGGTCGACCGCCTGGTGGAGCCCATGCTCGGCGGGGTCTACGCCGGCCGCGCCGAGCGGCTGTCGCTGGAGGCCACCCTGCCGCAGATCGCCCAGGCCGCCCGCCGCGAGCGCTCGCTGCTGCGCGCCGTGGGCCGCACGGCCCGCCGCCGGCGCCGCGAGCGCGAAGGCGTGCCCGGCGGCCCGGTGTTCGCCGGCCTGCGCGGCGGGATCTCCGTCCTGGTCGGCGAACTGGCGCGCCAGTGCGGCGCCGACGTCCAGACCTCGGCCACCGTCCGGGCGCTGGCCCAGACCGCGCGGGGCTGGCGGCTGACCGTGGGCGCGGCCGCGCCCGACGCCCCGCGCCAGGCCCCCCGCGAGATCGCCGCCGACGGCGTGGTGCTCGCCTGCCCGGCGCCGGCCGCCGCCCGCCTGCTGGGCGAGGCCGCCCCGGAGGCCGCGCGCGACCTGGCCGGCGTGGAGTACGCGAGCATGGCCATCGTCACCCTGGCCTACCCCGCGGCCGCGTTCGCCCGCCCGCCCCGCCGGAGCGGGTTCCTGGTGTCCTCCCGCGAAGGGCTGGCGATCAAGGCGGCCACCTTCAGCAGCGTGAAGTGGCCGTGGCTGGACGAGGAGCTGCGCGCGGCCCACCCCGGCGAGGACACCGTGGTGGTCCGCTGCTCCATCGGCCGCGCCGGCGAGACCGCCCTGCTCCAGCGCGGCGACGACGAGCTGGCCGCCCTGGCGGCGGCCGACCTCGCCCGCGTCTGCGGCGTCGCGGGCGCCCCCGTCCAGAGCCGGGTGACCCGCTGGGGCGGCGGGCTCCCGCAGTACGACGTCGGCCACACCGCCCGGGTGGCGCGCGTCCGCGCCGAGGCCGCCCGCCACCCCGGCCTCGCCCTGTGCGGCGCGGCCTACGACGGAGTGGGCATCCCGGCCTGCATCGCGGGCGCCACCGGCGCCGCCGCCGGCCTCGCCGCGGCCCTGCCCGGCATCGGGGAGCGCGGCGCGGCCGCTCCGGCGCCCACCACCCACGACCACACCGATCAGACAAGGAGCCATCCGTGA
- the hemQ gene encoding hydrogen peroxide-dependent heme synthase, with protein MWSVFKAGDLADADRSALGAELAALFEGGAEKGVTTRGCYDVQGFRADADMMFWWIAESSEAVQDMYASFRRTRLGRASTPVWSVVGLHRPAEFNRGHVPAFLAGEEPRDHLCVYPFVRSYEWYLLPDEERRTMLAEHGRMAAPYPDVRANTVSTFALSDYEWLLAFEADDLHRIVDLMRHLRGAEARRHTRLEVPFYTGRRKSAVELVEALA; from the coding sequence ATGTGGTCGGTGTTCAAGGCCGGGGACCTGGCCGACGCCGACCGCTCCGCCCTGGGCGCCGAGCTGGCCGCGCTGTTCGAGGGCGGCGCCGAGAAGGGCGTGACCACGCGCGGCTGCTACGACGTGCAGGGCTTCCGCGCCGACGCCGACATGATGTTCTGGTGGATCGCGGAGTCCTCCGAGGCGGTGCAGGACATGTACGCGTCCTTCCGCCGCACCCGCCTGGGGCGCGCCAGCACCCCGGTGTGGTCGGTCGTGGGCCTGCACCGGCCCGCGGAGTTCAACCGGGGCCACGTCCCGGCGTTCCTGGCCGGCGAGGAGCCGCGCGACCACCTGTGCGTGTACCCGTTCGTGCGCTCCTACGAGTGGTACCTGCTGCCCGACGAGGAGCGCCGGACGATGCTGGCCGAGCACGGCCGCATGGCCGCGCCCTACCCCGACGTGCGCGCCAACACGGTCTCGACCTTCGCGCTCAGCGACTACGAGTGGCTGCTGGCCTTCGAGGCCGACGACCTGCACCGCATCGTCGACCTGATGCGCCACCTGCGCGGCGCGGAGGCCCGGCGGCACACCCGCCTGGAGGTCCCCTTCTACACCGGCCGCCGCAAGAGCGCGGTCGAGCTGGTGGAGGCCCTGGCCTAA
- a CDS encoding CDP-alcohol phosphatidyltransferase family protein yields the protein MAGSASAAPDGGADDAPRLRLALADYLTLGNALCGFMAVWQLAAAQTAYAAAGGHDPLERGAVAAAVALLLVAAGFDLFDGRVARRLGGSGMGAELDNLADVISFGFAPAFFVVAWGTLAGEGGPLQHTVALAAAAAVLLAVVVRLARFSCQAPDSSTFTGLPSPFGAMAVITVVLLDPPVYVGAAAVALVAWLMVSRVAYPKPRGRLAYAALGCIVVGAGCLAAWALDAPGGVVLLYSGGGLLLALVLAVPVSLVAARRNDPAPAPADSV from the coding sequence ATCGCGGGATCCGCGTCGGCGGCGCCCGACGGCGGGGCCGACGACGCCCCGCGGCTGCGGCTGGCCCTGGCCGACTACCTGACCCTGGGCAACGCCCTGTGCGGGTTCATGGCGGTCTGGCAGCTGGCCGCCGCGCAGACGGCGTACGCCGCGGCCGGCGGGCACGACCCGCTGGAGCGCGGCGCGGTCGCCGCGGCCGTGGCCCTGCTGCTCGTGGCCGCCGGCTTCGACCTGTTCGACGGCCGGGTGGCGCGCCGCCTGGGCGGCAGCGGCATGGGCGCCGAACTGGACAACCTCGCCGACGTGATCAGCTTCGGGTTCGCCCCGGCCTTCTTCGTGGTGGCCTGGGGCACGCTCGCGGGCGAGGGCGGGCCGCTCCAGCACACCGTGGCCCTGGCCGCGGCGGCGGCGGTCCTGCTGGCGGTGGTGGTGCGCCTGGCGCGGTTCTCCTGCCAGGCCCCCGACTCCAGCACCTTCACCGGCCTGCCGAGCCCGTTCGGGGCCATGGCGGTGATCACCGTGGTGCTGCTGGACCCGCCGGTCTACGTGGGCGCGGCGGCGGTGGCGCTGGTGGCCTGGCTGATGGTCAGCCGGGTGGCCTACCCCAAGCCGCGCGGCCGGCTCGCCTACGCCGCGCTCGGCTGCATCGTGGTGGGCGCCGGGTGCCTGGCCGCGTGGGCGCTGGACGCCCCCGGCGGTGTCGTGCTCCTCTACTCCGGCGGCGGCCTGCTGCTGGCCCTGGTGCTGGCGGTGCCGGTCTCCCTGGTGGCCGCGCGGCGCAACGACCCGGCGCCCGCGCCGGCCGACAGCGTCTGA
- a CDS encoding phosphatidylserine decarboxylase, protein MPLHDAPTPVPATRGRLPLARGSAPWLLPALALAGATVLIRRARPLAVPAGLLAAGMVWFFRDPERVPATGRLISAADGVVQSIDPRPDGRTRVAVFMNPLNVHVNRAPLDGVVRRVEHRPGGFRPAFDKDSELNERVIWTLDTAIGEVTVVQIAGAMVRRIVPYLAEGQAVEQGQRIGLIRFGSRVDVYLPAGITPAVEVGQRVRAGETRLDRD, encoded by the coding sequence ATGCCGCTCCACGACGCACCGACACCGGTCCCCGCCACCCGCGGCCGACTCCCCCTGGCCCGGGGGTCGGCCCCCTGGCTGCTCCCGGCCCTCGCCCTGGCCGGCGCGACCGTCCTGATACGGCGCGCCCGGCCGCTGGCGGTGCCGGCCGGCCTGCTCGCGGCGGGCATGGTGTGGTTCTTCCGCGACCCCGAGCGCGTCCCGGCGACGGGCCGCCTCATCAGCGCGGCCGACGGCGTCGTACAGAGCATCGACCCCCGGCCCGACGGCCGCACGCGCGTGGCCGTCTTCATGAACCCCCTCAACGTGCACGTCAACCGTGCACCGCTGGACGGGGTGGTCAGGCGGGTCGAGCATCGGCCCGGCGGCTTCCGACCCGCATTCGACAAGGACAGCGAGCTGAATGAGCGCGTCATCTGGACCCTCGACACCGCGATCGGTGAGGTCACGGTCGTCCAAATCGCCGGCGCGATGGTCCGGCGTATCGTCCCGTATCTCGCCGAAGGCCAGGCCGTGGAGCAGGGGCAGAGGATCGGCCTCATCCGGTTCGGCTCGCGGGTCGACGTCTATCTTCCGGCCGGCATCACCCCGGCGGTGGAGGTCGGACAGCGCGTCCGAGCCGGCGAAACCCGCCTCGACCGCGACTGA
- the msrB gene encoding peptide-methionine (R)-S-oxide reductase MsrB yields MDETPAPVARSEEEWRRILDPESYAVLRQGATERAWTGEYVSTTTAGVYRCRACGAELFRSTEKFESHCGWPSFFDPARSDAVTLHEDRSLGMVRTEVRCAACDSHLGHVFHGEGYDTPTDDRYCINSIALTLEPDENVQ; encoded by the coding sequence ATGGACGAAACACCTGCACCGGTCGCCCGGTCCGAGGAGGAGTGGCGGCGCATCCTCGACCCCGAGTCCTACGCCGTGCTCCGCCAGGGCGCCACCGAGCGCGCGTGGACCGGGGAGTACGTCTCGACCACCACCGCCGGGGTGTACCGCTGCCGCGCCTGCGGCGCCGAACTCTTCCGCTCGACCGAGAAGTTCGAGTCGCACTGCGGCTGGCCCAGCTTCTTCGACCCCGCCCGCAGCGACGCGGTGACCCTGCACGAGGACCGCTCGCTGGGCATGGTGCGCACCGAGGTCCGCTGCGCCGCCTGCGACTCCCACCTGGGCCACGTCTTCCACGGCGAGGGCTACGACACGCCCACCGACGACCGCTACTGCATCAACTCGATCGCGCTCACGCTGGAGCCCGACGAGAACGTGCAATAG
- a CDS encoding GntR family transcriptional regulator, whose protein sequence is MATSDNDSPPVYREIADTLREAIRSGRLSDGARVPGENDLMKQYGVARATARQALSVLINEGIVVAIRGSGIYVRAFRPLRRHGPRRLSRALWGSGRAVWQADAPDGDFETDSIEVGEVPAPGYVAKALGLAEDTPVVRRHRRHRLGGRPMQLATSYLPAKLAAGTAIAEADTGPGGIYARLAELGRAPAHFTEEIRVRMPTPDEARELRLSPGTPVMDVLRTALTAEHEAVEFNEMTLDGSAYVLQYDFDA, encoded by the coding sequence GTGGCGACGTCCGATAACGACTCACCCCCGGTCTACCGCGAGATCGCCGACACGCTGCGCGAGGCGATCAGGTCGGGCCGGCTGTCCGACGGCGCCCGCGTCCCGGGCGAGAACGACCTGATGAAGCAGTACGGCGTCGCCCGCGCCACCGCCCGCCAGGCGCTGTCGGTGCTCATCAACGAGGGCATCGTGGTGGCGATCCGGGGCTCGGGCATCTACGTCCGCGCGTTCCGCCCGCTGCGCCGACACGGGCCGCGGCGGCTGTCGCGGGCGCTGTGGGGCAGCGGGCGGGCGGTGTGGCAGGCCGACGCCCCCGACGGCGACTTCGAGACCGACAGCATCGAGGTCGGCGAGGTCCCCGCGCCCGGCTACGTCGCCAAGGCGCTGGGGCTGGCCGAGGACACGCCCGTGGTGCGGCGGCACCGCCGCCACCGCCTGGGGGGCCGCCCCATGCAGCTGGCGACCTCCTACCTGCCGGCCAAGCTGGCGGCGGGCACGGCCATCGCCGAGGCCGACACCGGCCCCGGCGGCATCTACGCGCGGCTGGCGGAGCTGGGGAGGGCGCCGGCCCACTTCACCGAGGAGATCCGGGTGCGCATGCCCACCCCCGACGAGGCGCGCGAGCTGCGGCTGAGCCCGGGCACCCCGGTGATGGACGTGCTGCGCACCGCCCTGACCGCCGAGCACGAGGCCGTGGAGTTCAACGAGATGACCCTGGACGGCTCGGCCTACGTCCTGCAGTACGACTTCGACGCCTGA